A genome region from Akkermansiaceae bacterium includes the following:
- a CDS encoding DUF1573 domain-containing protein, producing MPGTISAKEGVDARDIGTAFVAKVVEITPAAGASEIAVQWDFTNKWDMPLMVERFEESCGCLGGVTDQKEVAPGKTGHIRANFIPGGYRGKIRKSLHVRFVGFDKPVELVAEVTIPSSVELSSQELVWNGSADTSSKTVDVKAGTDADFTITGLAGVAEGMFLVKQEIVTPGRHYRVTITPTKAAGSDVQCLQIRTDSADLRDRVVAVFLRCGPSPAGQPPASTSPEP from the coding sequence TTGCCTGGGACAATCTCCGCCAAAGAAGGCGTTGATGCGCGGGACATCGGAACGGCGTTTGTAGCAAAGGTGGTCGAAATTACCCCGGCAGCCGGTGCCAGCGAGATTGCGGTTCAATGGGATTTCACGAACAAATGGGACATGCCGCTGATGGTCGAGCGCTTTGAGGAATCATGCGGCTGCCTTGGCGGTGTGACCGACCAGAAGGAAGTCGCTCCCGGCAAGACCGGCCATATCCGTGCCAATTTCATTCCCGGCGGGTATCGCGGGAAGATCCGCAAGTCGCTCCATGTTCGCTTCGTTGGCTTCGACAAGCCGGTGGAATTGGTGGCCGAGGTCACGATCCCTTCGTCGGTGGAGCTTTCCTCCCAGGAACTCGTCTGGAATGGCTCTGCAGATACATCGTCCAAGACGGTTGATGTCAAAGCGGGCACGGATGCCGATTTCACCATCACCGGGCTGGCAGGGGTGGCCGAGGGGATGTTCTTGGTCAAACAGGAAATCGTGACCCCGGGTCGCCACTACCGCGTCACGATCACCCCAACAAAGGCCGCCGGTTCCGATGTCCAATGCCTCCAGATTCGCACCGATAGCGCCGACCTGCGTGACCGTGTCGTCGCTGTCTTCCTCCGCTGCGGGCCATCACCCGCCGGGCAGCCTCCTGCTTCAACCTCTCCCGAACCATGA
- a CDS encoding helix-turn-helix transcriptional regulator has translation METETVQRLLGRLKALRIESGLTQEEFAEKSGISYKYYQAVEAGRKRDLRLSTLDRLANGHGLEPWQLLLPGGSANIGGKSAKVRSSRRKTGT, from the coding sequence ATGGAGACTGAAACGGTTCAACGATTGCTCGGGCGCCTCAAGGCGTTGCGGATCGAGAGTGGGCTGACTCAGGAGGAATTTGCTGAGAAATCGGGTATTTCCTACAAATACTACCAAGCTGTAGAGGCAGGGCGGAAAAGGGACTTGCGCCTATCGACCTTGGATCGTCTGGCCAATGGCCACGGATTGGAACCCTGGCAGTTACTCCTTCCAGGAGGGAGTGCGAACATCGGTGGAAAGAGTGCGAAAGTTAGATCTTCGAGACGGAAAACTGGAACCTGA
- a CDS encoding IS3 family transposase: MRAAGNRSERKAMIDPSDRKLSIRRQAKLLGINRNRLAARPTKTSEEDLRIMAIMDNLHMECPFYGQRNFRENLKDHGYFLGRKRIRRLMRIMGLEALVPKPSTSVPAKGHRIFPYLLRNRDISTVDEVWCADITYIPMEKGHAYLVAVMDWHSRAVLAWEISNTMDSAFCVRTLRAALRSTGRKPKIFNTDQGSQFTGADWISELQGHGIQISMDGRGRWMDNVFIERLWRSLKYEKLRLWSYRTIPELRALTADWMEFYNHRRKHQTHGYGTPWSVYEPPACQAA, translated from the coding sequence GTGCGAGCAGCTGGGAATCGATCTGAGCGAAAGGCCATGATCGATCCCAGCGACAGGAAACTCTCGATCCGCAGGCAGGCGAAGCTCCTGGGGATCAACCGCAACCGGCTCGCAGCACGCCCCACCAAGACCAGCGAAGAAGACCTCAGGATCATGGCCATCATGGACAACCTCCATATGGAATGCCCGTTTTACGGACAGCGGAACTTCCGCGAAAACCTCAAGGATCACGGCTATTTCCTCGGTCGCAAGCGCATCCGGCGACTGATGCGCATCATGGGTCTCGAAGCCCTGGTGCCGAAGCCCTCGACGAGTGTCCCTGCAAAGGGGCACAGGATCTTCCCCTACCTGTTGCGCAACCGGGACATCAGCACCGTTGATGAAGTGTGGTGCGCCGACATCACCTACATCCCCATGGAAAAAGGCCACGCCTACCTGGTGGCGGTCATGGACTGGCACAGCCGCGCCGTGCTCGCCTGGGAGATCAGCAACACGATGGACAGTGCGTTCTGTGTCCGCACGCTGCGCGCCGCGCTGCGCAGCACAGGGCGCAAGCCGAAGATCTTCAACACTGACCAGGGCAGCCAGTTCACAGGGGCGGATTGGATCTCCGAACTCCAAGGCCATGGAATCCAGATCAGCATGGATGGCCGGGGGCGCTGGATGGACAACGTGTTCATCGAGCGCCTGTGGCGCAGCCTCAAGTATGAGAAGCTGCGGCTCTGGAGCTACCGGACCATCCCCGAACTCCGTGCCCTGACCGCCGACTGGATGGAGTTCTACAACCACCGCCGGAAGCACCAGACTCACGGCTACGGCACACCGTGGTCGGTTTACGAACCGCCAGCCTGCCAAGCCGCCTGA
- a CDS encoding AAA family ATPase — protein sequence MFTWIPIHEETAKRLLAFKDSNHELVEILARMKSSGYTTTKISDEAADGSKFQLKEIDPFTFLANFNRGTIDKNRQGMWERLKDEWHLDSDVPQDFDGIPVASAMNSWLMPYAKDRAQDHVPLLWRFFAHIMGTDPDALDVDLMQRCLKLPKVGLGMLSMGMFWACPKKWIATDGKNLAFAKTKGIGEEPKTAADYFRWLPKIREAVGGDGVEFSLQAHQWALANKPGNGNESKKDPWWKQFFDTEEQGHAAFDLLHEACLALGVTNTQGTTAQRVSLTNVRVDGKERLRLSCGNSLVFEITSPPANKPNSVFIARISEQDTSPEPEGRFSTPYAGQMLGLYRVDLDDLLKTDSAFRKLFFTALGDVAATYKNIKKRHFENAHRPRLLYAAYHKERRPDMLANGPTSGPADEEPDPKPVPTTSPGKHESAKNLILYGPPGTGKTYSTIDRALEIIDPSLVESTWNEKDGRAKRKARFDELLHAKRIGFVTFHQSFSYEDFVEGLKASTDENGQVKYEIEDGIFKQMCSTAAAAVSGASRSGSSGNVDPAGRTIWKMSLGNTLGTDATVYDECIENGYVLLGWGKGVDFSGASSREAIKSKVEAEKPEGWESEYTVTACHAFVNTMKPGDLIIVSDGNHKFRAIGVVKGGYRLLPLDDERGHIYQQCRDVEWIRTYVPPLPNDRLMTVAFSQATLYRLKPPAIDLDLMRSLLKEDEADAGDGPRPFVLIIDEINRGNISRIFGELITLIEDSKRIGNAEALSVRLPYSKEIFSVPSNLHLIGTMNTTDRSLAQVDIALRRRFVFEELMPDPSILSMIPAIAGIHAGEMLTAMNRRIEVLYDREHAIGHTFFLSLKDDPSMAEMGRIFSGRILPLLEEYFFEDWEKIRLVLGDHRKPAELAMIRPKYSDGELEALFGAEPNHPITTVYQRNESALKIPESYIGIYDPAACNGKNPSAPIS from the coding sequence ATGTTCACCTGGATCCCCATACACGAAGAAACTGCCAAGCGCCTGCTTGCATTCAAAGACAGCAATCATGAGCTCGTTGAAATTCTCGCCCGGATGAAATCCAGTGGATACACCACGACGAAGATTTCCGACGAAGCTGCGGACGGCAGCAAGTTTCAGCTCAAGGAAATCGACCCGTTCACATTCCTCGCTAACTTCAACCGCGGAACCATCGACAAAAACCGACAAGGCATGTGGGAGAGGCTCAAGGATGAATGGCATTTGGATTCTGATGTGCCGCAGGATTTCGACGGCATCCCGGTCGCAAGTGCCATGAACTCATGGCTCATGCCCTACGCCAAGGACAGAGCCCAGGATCATGTCCCGCTGCTCTGGCGCTTCTTCGCGCACATCATGGGCACGGATCCGGATGCACTCGATGTAGATCTGATGCAGCGTTGCCTCAAGCTTCCAAAGGTCGGTCTCGGAATGCTTAGCATGGGCATGTTCTGGGCGTGTCCGAAGAAGTGGATTGCGACGGATGGAAAGAACCTCGCGTTTGCCAAAACCAAGGGCATAGGTGAGGAACCCAAGACCGCAGCCGATTACTTCCGTTGGCTCCCTAAGATCCGTGAAGCGGTCGGTGGCGATGGCGTGGAATTCTCCCTACAAGCCCATCAATGGGCGCTTGCCAATAAGCCCGGAAATGGGAATGAGTCCAAAAAAGATCCTTGGTGGAAGCAGTTCTTCGATACCGAAGAACAGGGTCATGCGGCATTCGATCTGCTCCACGAGGCATGCCTGGCATTGGGCGTCACGAACACCCAAGGAACCACTGCGCAGAGAGTTTCATTGACCAACGTCAGGGTGGACGGAAAGGAGAGGCTGAGGCTGAGTTGCGGCAATTCGCTTGTGTTTGAAATCACGTCGCCGCCCGCTAATAAGCCGAATTCGGTCTTCATTGCACGGATTAGCGAACAGGACACTTCTCCGGAACCAGAGGGACGTTTCAGCACCCCTTACGCCGGGCAGATGCTTGGACTTTACCGGGTCGATTTGGATGATCTTTTGAAGACGGATTCCGCTTTCCGGAAACTGTTTTTTACAGCGCTTGGAGATGTGGCGGCGACCTACAAGAACATCAAAAAGAGGCATTTCGAGAACGCCCACCGTCCCAGGCTCCTCTATGCGGCCTATCACAAGGAACGGAGGCCTGACATGCTTGCGAACGGGCCAACGAGCGGGCCTGCTGATGAGGAACCCGATCCAAAGCCAGTGCCCACCACCTCTCCGGGCAAACATGAATCCGCGAAAAACCTGATCCTCTACGGCCCGCCGGGGACGGGGAAAACCTATTCGACGATCGACCGGGCGCTCGAAATCATCGACCCGTCGCTGGTGGAATCCACCTGGAACGAAAAGGATGGCCGGGCAAAGCGCAAAGCCCGCTTCGACGAACTCCTCCATGCGAAGCGCATCGGGTTTGTCACCTTCCACCAGAGTTTCAGCTACGAGGACTTCGTGGAAGGTCTCAAGGCCTCGACCGATGAAAACGGACAAGTGAAATACGAGATAGAGGACGGCATTTTCAAGCAGATGTGCAGCACCGCCGCCGCCGCCGTCAGCGGAGCAAGTCGCAGCGGCTCAAGCGGGAACGTGGATCCCGCCGGCCGCACGATCTGGAAAATGTCGCTCGGCAACACCCTGGGAACGGATGCCACCGTTTACGACGAGTGCATCGAGAACGGCTACGTTCTTCTCGGCTGGGGAAAGGGCGTTGACTTCTCCGGTGCCTCAAGCCGGGAGGCCATCAAATCGAAGGTCGAGGCTGAGAAGCCGGAGGGATGGGAATCGGAATACACCGTCACGGCTTGCCACGCCTTCGTGAACACGATGAAGCCCGGGGACTTGATCATCGTCTCGGATGGCAACCACAAGTTCCGTGCGATAGGTGTGGTGAAAGGGGGCTACCGATTGCTGCCTCTTGACGACGAGCGCGGGCACATTTACCAGCAATGCCGCGACGTCGAGTGGATCCGCACCTACGTGCCGCCGCTTCCCAACGACCGGCTGATGACCGTGGCCTTCTCACAGGCAACCCTCTACCGGCTGAAGCCCCCGGCAATCGATCTGGATCTGATGCGCTCCCTTCTCAAGGAGGATGAAGCGGACGCCGGTGATGGGCCGCGCCCATTCGTCCTGATCATAGACGAGATCAACCGTGGCAACATTTCCCGGATCTTCGGCGAGCTGATCACCCTGATCGAAGACAGCAAACGGATCGGGAACGCCGAAGCCCTTTCCGTCAGGCTGCCTTATTCGAAAGAGATCTTCTCCGTGCCCTCCAATCTCCACCTGATAGGCACCATGAACACCACCGACCGTTCCCTGGCACAGGTGGACATCGCTTTGCGCAGGCGCTTCGTTTTCGAGGAACTCATGCCGGATCCTTCCATTCTTTCGATGATCCCGGCAATCGCAGGCATACATGCGGGCGAGATGCTCACGGCCATGAACCGCCGCATCGAGGTTCTCTATGACCGTGAGCACGCCATCGGCCACACTTTCTTCCTCTCCCTCAAAGATGACCCGAGCATGGCTGAAATGGGGCGCATCTTCTCCGGGAGAATCCTGCCCCTGCTGGAGGAGTATTTCTTCGAGGACTGGGAAAAGATCAGGCTGGTGCTGGGCGACCACCGCAAGCCTGCGGAGCTCGCCATGATCAGGCCGAAATACTCCGATGGCGAACTGGAAGCCCTCTTCGGAGCGGAACCGAACCATCCGATCACCACCGTTTACCAACGGAACGAGAGCGCACTGAAGATCCCGGAATCCTACATCGGGATCTACGATCCTGCGGCTTGCAACGGGAAGAACCCATCCGCCCCCATTTCGTGA
- a CDS encoding transposase: MKRKRRHLTAEFKARVATEALKGEKSIQQIAQENDIAPSQVSTWKKDLEDHMASIFERKNAADQSAEKQERRTSHLERKIGQLLIEKEFLEKKCEQLGIDLSERP; encoded by the coding sequence ATGAAACGAAAGAGAAGACACCTCACCGCCGAGTTCAAGGCCCGCGTCGCCACCGAGGCGCTCAAGGGCGAGAAGAGCATCCAGCAGATCGCCCAGGAGAACGACATCGCCCCTTCACAGGTCAGCACCTGGAAGAAGGATCTCGAAGACCACATGGCCTCGATCTTCGAGCGCAAGAACGCGGCGGACCAAAGCGCCGAGAAGCAGGAGCGCCGGACTTCGCATCTGGAGCGAAAGATCGGCCAACTGCTCATCGAGAAGGAGTTCCTCGAAAAAAAGTGCGAGCAGCTGGGAATCGATCTGAGCGAAAGGCCATGA
- a CDS encoding restriction endonuclease, which yields MLHPSIRLEGSILSADILDAIERGERAHQLPKDFGLDPGAKVKDEIADAWAAARAYWAAYQVKIGRLKEGATGTTETRNQWLVRCSGLLGYQLNLAESETLQGKTYRISHRDPARDQLPVHLIGWHESLDRRSTVPNAPRMSPHGLVQEYLNLTEHLYGIVSNGRLIRLLRDSSRLVKLTFIEFDLERIFTEELFADFALFYRLLHASRLPVRQDNVAEAPIEIYHQDSLDSGSRIRDGLSTAVHRVILDLANGLLNHPANDRLRQFAANDPNGSFPGDFYAHLLRLIYRLLFLMVIEERGLAHVPGTDKRLREIYDLGYSLARLRRLSEKPHFAEARHSDAWLALIALFRLVDESGRGLKLGVAPLGGDLFNRGSLGVLEDCSLDNATFLGALRQLTLFTNPVTRQLMRVNYGALNVEEFGSVYQGLLEFEPRVTEIDGKCHFAFAQGDERGATGSHYTEDELVQPLIKHSLDHLIAEKLKQPDPVAALLSLRVADISCGSGHILLAAARRIGLALAIVRTGDDQPSPTAYREAVRDVIKNCIYGVDLNPLAVELCKVALWLEAHVPGEPLGFLDHHIKCGNAIVGFVTRDELDKGIPDEAFKTLPGDDKDIAAAFRKVNKAERKERASGQKQLPLAPELQEKLDSVLARMRELSALPEHTPAEIAAKKKRYATQSQDAYLLRQIAAIPIAQFYQPKTAGNKANLITDASFRHYLAGPHPQGQATASAWALAERKKAFHWFLEFPDIIANGGFDCILGNPPYLGGQALSGTYGHSFCEYVRWQYAPTGLSDLVAFFLRRIFTLIRPNGFTAFITTNSIKDGDVRKDGLEQVVARGGTINMAVRGIRWPGVANLVVSLVSIHRGDWKDTCFLDGKPVEMVNTYFEDSEDTNEPSGLAENANQMFQGSIFSGDGFLLNHSNATAMLANSSRLSEVVLPVINGQELNNNPDQRPGRRIIQFFDWPLDKAERYSEALEHLRQHVKPWRDANARLAAVPWWQFERPRLEVYRGLAGRQRCYLAAATTKYLNFSASPVDRVYLNTTYIFTADRWDHYAVVQSTIHEIWARKYSGALKQDLRYSPSDCFGTFAFPAGQWQHHNPDLAAIGERYHEHRRDLMLRLWLGLTDIYNLFHAPDLDARLDKLFQKRAKTGDWQSAANVPPEHRATAGSLTPPQAHDAILHLRDLHRQLDQAVLTAYAWHQPGPDGPAIHLAHDFQQVETLPENDRTRYTITPQARKDLLTRLLKLNHQRAAEEKEQATTKRKTVAAKQQVIQLPTDDLDLFRPAASKPARLAFPKSERQSLTGEPFLLVLVHYFMNLAGEEATVRNLDGVFHLLRNRTTHRDNIIAAIGTIGEAWFKGYNDEPPNKLFIPFLKKLEEQRWIEVDRETGQLRRLSAFKQPTQPHPWQELDVNIALQVLKSEPEVIDIITETSKSTRVSSAFGITQSA from the coding sequence ATGCTCCACCCTTCCATCCGCCTCGAAGGCTCCATCCTTTCCGCCGACATCCTCGATGCCATCGAGCGGGGCGAGCGGGCGCACCAGTTGCCCAAGGACTTCGGCCTCGATCCCGGTGCCAAGGTCAAGGATGAGATCGCCGATGCCTGGGCCGCCGCCCGCGCCTACTGGGCCGCCTATCAGGTGAAGATCGGCAGGCTCAAGGAAGGAGCCACCGGCACCACCGAGACCCGCAACCAATGGCTTGTCCGCTGCTCCGGACTCCTCGGCTATCAGCTCAACCTCGCCGAATCCGAGACCCTCCAGGGGAAAACCTACCGCATCTCCCACCGCGATCCCGCCCGCGACCAACTTCCCGTCCACCTCATCGGCTGGCACGAATCGCTCGACCGCCGTAGCACCGTGCCCAACGCCCCGCGCATGTCGCCCCACGGGCTGGTCCAGGAATACCTCAACCTCACCGAGCACCTCTACGGCATCGTCTCCAACGGCCGCCTCATCCGCCTGCTCCGGGATTCCTCCCGCCTCGTCAAACTCACCTTCATCGAGTTCGACCTCGAACGCATCTTCACCGAGGAACTCTTCGCGGACTTCGCCCTCTTCTACCGCCTGCTCCACGCCTCCCGCCTGCCCGTCAGACAAGACAACGTCGCCGAGGCTCCGATTGAAATCTACCACCAGGACTCCCTCGACTCCGGCTCCCGCATCCGCGACGGCCTCAGCACCGCCGTCCATCGCGTCATCCTCGATCTCGCCAACGGCCTGCTCAACCACCCGGCCAACGACCGCCTCCGCCAGTTCGCCGCCAACGATCCCAACGGCAGCTTCCCCGGCGACTTCTACGCCCACCTTCTCCGCCTCATCTACCGCCTGCTCTTCCTGATGGTCATCGAGGAACGCGGCCTCGCCCATGTCCCCGGCACCGACAAGCGCCTCCGGGAAATCTACGATCTCGGCTACTCGCTCGCCCGCCTCCGCCGACTCTCGGAAAAACCGCACTTCGCCGAAGCACGCCACAGCGATGCCTGGCTCGCCCTCATCGCTCTCTTCCGCCTCGTGGACGAATCGGGTAGGGGACTCAAGCTCGGCGTCGCCCCGCTCGGCGGCGATCTCTTCAACCGTGGTTCCCTCGGAGTGCTGGAGGATTGCTCGCTCGACAACGCCACTTTCCTCGGTGCCCTCCGCCAGCTCACCCTCTTCACCAATCCCGTCACCCGCCAGCTCATGCGGGTCAACTACGGTGCCCTCAACGTCGAGGAATTCGGCTCCGTCTATCAGGGCCTGCTGGAGTTCGAACCCCGCGTCACCGAAATCGACGGCAAATGCCACTTCGCCTTCGCCCAGGGCGACGAACGCGGAGCCACCGGCTCACACTACACCGAGGACGAACTCGTTCAGCCGCTCATCAAGCACTCCCTCGACCACCTCATCGCGGAAAAGCTCAAACAACCCGATCCCGTCGCCGCACTCCTCTCCCTCCGCGTTGCCGACATCTCCTGCGGCTCCGGCCACATCCTCCTAGCCGCCGCCCGCCGCATCGGCCTGGCCCTCGCCATCGTCCGCACTGGCGATGACCAACCCAGCCCCACCGCCTACCGCGAGGCCGTCCGCGATGTCATCAAAAACTGCATCTACGGCGTCGACCTCAATCCCCTCGCCGTGGAACTCTGCAAGGTCGCCCTCTGGCTGGAAGCCCACGTCCCCGGCGAACCGCTCGGCTTCCTCGACCACCACATCAAATGCGGCAACGCCATTGTCGGCTTCGTCACCCGCGACGAACTCGACAAAGGCATCCCCGACGAAGCCTTCAAAACCCTCCCCGGCGACGACAAGGACATCGCCGCCGCCTTCCGCAAGGTGAACAAAGCCGAGCGCAAGGAACGCGCCAGCGGCCAGAAGCAACTCCCACTCGCCCCCGAGCTTCAGGAAAAACTCGACTCCGTCCTCGCCCGCATGCGCGAGCTATCCGCCCTGCCCGAGCACACCCCCGCCGAGATCGCCGCCAAGAAAAAGCGTTACGCCACCCAATCCCAGGACGCCTACCTGCTCCGCCAGATTGCCGCCATCCCCATTGCCCAGTTCTACCAACCAAAAACCGCCGGCAACAAAGCCAACCTCATCACCGACGCCAGCTTCCGCCACTACCTCGCCGGGCCGCACCCGCAAGGTCAGGCCACTGCCTCCGCCTGGGCACTCGCCGAACGCAAAAAAGCCTTCCACTGGTTCCTCGAATTCCCCGACATCATCGCCAACGGCGGCTTCGACTGCATTCTGGGAAATCCGCCTTATCTCGGCGGTCAAGCCCTCAGCGGCACCTACGGCCATTCCTTCTGCGAATACGTCCGCTGGCAATACGCCCCCACCGGACTCAGCGATCTCGTCGCCTTCTTCCTCCGCCGCATCTTCACCCTTATTCGTCCCAACGGCTTCACCGCCTTCATCACCACCAACTCGATCAAGGACGGTGACGTGCGCAAGGATGGTCTCGAACAGGTTGTAGCCCGAGGTGGAACGATCAACATGGCTGTACGCGGCATCAGATGGCCGGGTGTTGCGAACCTCGTCGTCTCACTTGTTTCGATCCATCGTGGCGACTGGAAAGACACCTGTTTCCTCGACGGCAAACCAGTGGAAATGGTCAACACATACTTTGAGGATTCAGAAGATACCAATGAACCCTCTGGACTGGCCGAAAACGCTAACCAGATGTTCCAGGGATCCATCTTCTCTGGAGACGGCTTTCTTTTGAACCACTCCAACGCAACAGCGATGCTCGCAAATTCTTCAAGACTCTCCGAGGTAGTTTTACCTGTCATCAACGGACAGGAGTTGAATAACAACCCTGACCAGCGCCCCGGGCGTCGAATCATTCAATTTTTCGATTGGCCCCTAGATAAGGCAGAAAGGTATTCAGAGGCATTAGAGCATCTTCGGCAACATGTTAAGCCGTGGCGCGACGCTAATGCGCGCCTTGCAGCGGTGCCTTGGTGGCAGTTCGAGCGACCTCGTTTGGAGGTCTATCGTGGACTCGCTGGGCGGCAACGCTGCTATCTTGCTGCGGCAACGACAAAATACCTGAATTTCAGCGCCTCTCCGGTCGACCGAGTCTATCTAAATACCACCTACATTTTCACCGCCGACCGCTGGGATCACTACGCCGTTGTTCAATCCACCATCCACGAAATCTGGGCACGCAAATACAGCGGTGCGTTGAAACAGGATCTCCGCTACTCCCCGTCAGACTGCTTCGGAACCTTCGCCTTCCCCGCCGGGCAATGGCAGCATCACAACCCGGATCTCGCCGCCATCGGCGAGCGCTACCACGAGCACCGCCGCGACCTCATGCTCCGCCTCTGGCTCGGCCTCACCGACATTTACAACCTCTTCCACGCCCCCGATCTCGACGCCCGCCTCGACAAGCTCTTCCAGAAGCGCGCCAAGACCGGCGATTGGCAAAGCGCCGCAAACGTCCCGCCCGAACACCGCGCCACCGCCGGCAGCCTCACCCCGCCCCAAGCCCACGACGCCATCCTCCACCTCCGCGACCTCCACCGCCAGCTCGACCAAGCCGTCCTCACCGCCTACGCCTGGCACCAACCCGGCCCCGACGGCCCCGCCATCCACCTAGCCCACGACTTCCAACAAGTCGAAACCCTCCCCGAAAACGACCGCACCCGCTACACCATCACCCCCCAAGCCCGCAAAGACCTCCTCACCCGCCTCCTGAAACTCAACCACCAACGAGCCGCCGAAGAAAAGGAACAGGCCACCACGAAGCGCAAGACGGTAGCTGCCAAGCAACAGGTGATCCAACTTCCGACCGACGACCTCGACCTGTTCCGCCCGGCGGCATCTAAACCAGCGAGACTGGCCTTCCCCAAATCCGAACGGCAAAGCCTCACCGGAGAGCCCTTCCTGTTGGTGCTCGTCCACTACTTCATGAATCTGGCTGGCGAGGAAGCCACCGTCCGCAACCTCGACGGTGTCTTCCATCTCCTGCGGAACCGCACGACCCATCGGGACAACATCATCGCGGCCATAGGCACCATAGGCGAGGCATGGTTTAAGGGTTACAATGACGAGCCTCCCAACAAGCTGTTCATCCCCTTCCTCAAAAAGTTGGAGGAACAGAGGTGGATCGAAGTGGACCGCGAGACCGGCCAGCTTCGCCGACTCTCTGCCTTCAAGCAACCGACGCAGCCCCATCCGTGGCAAGAGTTGGACGTTAACATCGCGCTCCAGGTTCTCAAGTCGGAGCCTGAAGTCATCGACATCATCACCGAAACCAGCAAATCCACCCGCGTTTCCTCGGCTTTCGGCATCACCCAATCCGCCTGA